The Gossypium hirsutum isolate 1008001.06 chromosome A13, Gossypium_hirsutum_v2.1, whole genome shotgun sequence nucleotide sequence tccccgaGACCATGTCTTGAAACTTACACATAGAGGAGTCAAAAATAACATGACAATTTGAGGACTGGGATAATTTACTGaccgatatgagattacaagctagatttggcacatgaaaaacatcatgtaaaaccaaggaagatgaaattttaacagtGCATTTCCTGGCTATTGCCGAGAAGGACCCATCTGctactttgatttttttgtttcctgcgcaaggtgtgtaagttgaaaaaagaaaatgactactagtcatgtgatcactagctccagaatcaatgatccatgtgtttgttttacaaggcttgacactgaaaaaaacagaaaaatcagtacctgattgggcaaaaaaggaagaaggattattggatgagttaggaattgaagaattcatccgaaattgtggtgattgaaaaaacttgtgtagatgctctaattgttccttagtgaatggaGACCCTTCCAGAGAACTTTGGCCCTTATAATTTCCATTAGTTGTTTGGGAAGCTCTGTTATTCCCTAATTGTGAACCACGACCATTGTTACTCTTTTTCCTTCCATTTGTCGGTTTCCCATGGAGCTTCCAACACGTTTCTCGAGTGTGCCAATATTTTTTGCACTGATCGCACCAAGATTTTTTCTTATCTCTAGTGAAGGCTGTTTTAACCATGATGTTACTAGAGATTTTAACCTACCTCATATGCaatgaaagttttcaagagagcttttaataaaactgttctatattattaattgaagaattgaacttaaatagagaaaagagtcctaatcctaattgggaaaatagttcccttattctaataaactactaaaatataaaagaaaatagttcccttgtcctaataaactactaaaagataaaataaaaatattcctagaatatgaataaaacttatctacctaaataagaattatctacctaaataaatttaaaatatatacatatttcaacagtTTGTGCTATTGACTTTGACAGACATAGCAAAAGATGCCTTGTGCCCTTCCACAAACCCATCTAGATAATCAGAAAGTGTCAGAGGTAGGACAGACTAACTGGTCGAAGAATTTTTTGCAGCTTAACGGTTCAAGAAGATCATCAGAGGTTAGATACTTTCCTGTgccaatattaaattattaagttattaATCTTTTACTTTGTGATCAgcttgaataaaatttttttctatcactataaataaattattcaggtcTCTGGAATTTCTCCTTTCAATTTGAGGAACATTGACCAGAAGTAATCCAGTTTTGGTTGTTAGATATGTAAGAATATACTTGTATGTTCTACAGCTTTAATTTAAAAGTGATTCACCAAAAGTTGCTTTAGGTTGCTTTTTGGAAACCTAAACTTCTTTCCTCCTTTTTTCTTTTGGATAAGAGGTAGGTGGTGTCCAGGGTTCAAACCTGGGTTTAGTGTTAACTATGACTTGAATAAAAGCCCTTTGCCTCTTCACTTGTAGTTCAGTTGAAAACTTgaacttaatttagcttaaaaGGCAATCTAGCTCATGAAAAAAAATGGCTTTCTTGATCATTTTGAAAATCATGGACCTGATAGTTTCTTTTGTTTTAGTAGAGGATTTGGAGTATCTTAACAATTCAGGAAATTTGAAGTTATCCGCTTGAACTATTTTTAATATAGAGCTGTACTGAAACTTAATTAGATTTTAGATAACATTTACTTTCATCATtcacaatttatataacaaaCTAAATTCAAATCCATCCTCCCAATTCATATTCCAAAcatagaaattaataaaatttctttttgttGGTACTTAAGATAGTGCTTAAGCTGTcaatcttcattttcttcctcaAATATTTTTTTCCCTAGATTTCTGCATTCAATGTGAATGcttaataattgttttcaaatAACTCTCTTTAGATACTTTCTCATTTCTTAATATTGTATCTTTCTTCCATATCGTGAAACTAGCTTTTGTGTActacaaaaaagaaaatacaaaattcCAGCTTCAGTACTCTATAATTggaattgaatgaaaaagaagttACTGTTTACTTTTAATATTCTGATCAATATGAAAGAAAATCTTTGTTTCAAATCTGTTGAAATCCATCTCTTAAGAAGGGATATTTTGTTAAATGAAAAGTAATTCCTTTTCTTTTGAACAAATATCATAGATAAAGTACCTCACATTTTGTTGAAATGACGTGCAAAATGAAGTGAATGACCCTTTCCCTGCTACCAAAagctaataataaaaaatgaataaataaaaagaaggaaataGAGGAGCCAAaagattttatgttttttaatgtaTAGAACATATAGACAAATTATTTTCCTTCTTCCAAACCACCAGTTAATGCAAATTATGCATTTCATTTGCAAAGATTTGACAAACACTCTTAAAAATTTCAATTGTCTGTCTGCACTGTGTATAAATGTGACTCAAGGGGTGTAAAAATTTTGTAAGGACTTGCTAGATATCTTTAGGCCatactcttttaaaaatttcaattgtCTATCTCTACTTGGGGTAAATTTATGATTCAGGAAATATGTTTAGTTTGTTGATACATATTGCTAGACATTCCCTACACTTGAATTTTGTGAGGACTTGCTAGATATTTTGACTGGGTCTTTTGCCTATTAATGTTTTAGGTGTGCCATTGCGACATTCCCTACACTTGAATCTGATGGGCAGTGGAGAATCTTTGCACTACCCTTGCAATGCTTTGATCACACTAACCATTTAAGATCTGGAAATCAGGTGAATATGAATGACCTGCATCTGATCTCCTCTTCATCTGTCAATTCATTTATGGTTGATAGATGGAAGACACAGAAAGGGCCTCAACCTGCAGTTACTTATCCTGCCAAGCCATTTAGAGGCAGAAGCTTTTCTGGATCCAATGTCCAACATCAATTTTGCAACAAGACCTTTTctggtaaaataaataaatttagtgaAGTGTCAAGCAATTCTTCCTATCATTTTTCCATCACTTGCAATGGTTCCTCTGCTGTTACGTCAAAAGGATTTATTGCTATGTTCATTGATTGTTCCAAGGAAAACAAGTCCAAAAGGAGAAATTCACAAAATaggacaaaaaaaaaagggaaaacataaaaagaaacagTTCTGTGATGTTGGCTCTACGGAGTCAGAAGTTTATTCGCAGTATACCCGTGCAACTTCAGCATCTGAAATCTGTGATAATAATGACATAGATTGTTGTATAGTAGTATCAGGTGCAACTTCACCAGAAGTTTCACCCTCTGATGGCTTGCTTAATGTGATTGATTTTGCAGAAAGCAGCAATGGTGCTGTTACAAGTTCTGGTTCACCAAATATAAGCACATCTGATGTTGACGAAGTGGATATAACTGGATCTGTTGTACCTACTCAAGTTCAGAAGTTTCCTAGGGAGCATCATTTAAATAATTGTGAAATTGGTAGTGAAGACCAGCAACTTTCCTGGTGTCAAGGAGCTATAGAGAGGAAACATCTTTCACATATGGGCCCTCTAGAAGGTTTACATGAGAAGGATTTCTCTGATATGCATAATTCTCTAGCCTTGGACTCAGTTTCTGTTGGTTCAAACAGTGAAGACAGTACAAGTGCTGGTCATATTGTGAAGCCATTTAATGACAACATCCATGAAATCAGTCAATCAGAGCTACCCGGTTCCAGTACCAAGGAGGACTcctatcatcaaaaatcattaTGTAGTACTGTAGAAACCCATGAGTATATGGGGGAAAGCAAGCATGGTCTGGCTTGTAGCAGCCTTGGTGGACGAATGGTGGCATCAGGCAAGAGGGGTAAGAAATTTAAATGTATTCCTGGGACTCCTAGTACTTGCAAACCTGGAACTATGGGAAGCTTGCATGGTCGAATGATAACAGAGAACAGTCATTCTGTTTGGCAAAGGGTTCAGAAGAATCCTGTAGAGAAATGCTGCTCTGAATTGAAGAAAATGGGTCCAATATGCTCAGAGTTTAGTGTTTCTTTAAAGGATGCTCCTGTGCTGAAAAGAAATCCTAATGCTACCAATGTAACAAACTTATCTATTACTGATGGCAAGAGGAAGCTAAAAAGCATGGTTCCTAGGAAGTTCAAAAGAAAAGTTACTCCAGCATCAAAACAAGAAAACAACAGTTTTTCCAGGAAGGAATGTCATCCCATCAAGGTAAATTTAAATGCTCATGTGAAGACTAGCATGCCAAAAAGTGCTATTAGATGTTTCAAATCCTATGTATGACCATGTATTAACTAAAAATCTTTCAAGGTCTTTTTCTCAGGTTGATTGTCCAAGGCTTGGGACCATGAAAACTGAATCAGTTAACAACTTTCAAGCTGGTCCAAGCAGCACAGAACCATGTGACACTGTCTGTGGTACTGGTTTAGGTTTGAATAATCTATGTGTAGATAATCAAGACAGCTTGCCGCAAAAGTCATTTGTCCCTTTGGATCAGCTAAATTTGCTTGAGGAACAAAATCCAGTTCATCTCCCTCATCTGATGGTGAATGGTATTGCTCAAATAGAAAAAGGAATTTCTCTGGCTGAAAATGGCAAGCAAAGCCATACTTTGGGTTCTGTTATGCAGAAATGGATACCCATTAGGATAAAGGATCTTGGATTGAAAACATCTTCTAAATCTGCCAATTTGTCTTTGGAACATGCTAATGGGCCAGATGCTGAAGATTGGACTTCCAAAAATACCTTTGAGGGGAACATTACTTCTTTTTCTGAAAATCTTTCTTCTTCTGAGAATGCCGGAACACTATGTAGGACTGGGAAGGATCCAGGACATGGAATTAGTTTTCTCGAAAATGggaacaatattaaaaaattgaggAATCTTGATGCTTGTTTAAATGAGAATGAAAACAAGCATAGTGGGGCTGATTACTTTATTGATGAAACCTGAGAACAAGATTTATTAGCAGTTGCAACTGATTTAAACAAGATGGCAAAGGCATTGGATGATGTCTATAAGGCACATATGGCATCTGAAGCTGTTCAGATGGCCACTGGGTGTCCCATTGCCGAGTTTGAAAGGCTTCTTCACTTTTGCTCTCCAGTTATTTGTCATTCATACAGTTCAGTAGGTTGTCAAACTTGCTTGCTGGACCAGGTTCCTAGTGCTCTATTGTGTAGACATGAGACACCAAACATCCCATTGGGATGTCTGTGGCAGTGGTATGAGAAACATGGCAGATATGGATTAGAAATAAGGGCAGAAGATTATAAAAATCCAAAAAGATTGGGTATTGATCAGTTTGCATTTCGTGCCCACTTTATTCCTTACTTGTCAGCAGTTCAACTTTTCAGGAACAGTAAAAGTCATTCCACCCAGAATAACACCAGAATTTCTTCTCCTGGTGTTTCTGTGACTTCTGATATCAGTTCCACTTCAAGAAACTCTACTAATTGTGGTTCCATTCCAATATTTTCAGCAGTTGTTCCACAGCCTCGCACTGCAGAACCAAGTAGTCAGTTGCAAGTTGATGATGTGTTTAGATCAGAACCTTCTCCAGTTTCTCCTGAAGATATGTTGCGTGTTAAATCAGTTGATATTTCACAGTCTGATTGTCTTGAACTGGCCTTTAAGTACTTTGAATCTGAACAGCCTCAACAAAGACTGGCGTTATATGAAAGGTAAGTGTTAATTGTATTTCTTTAGTAGTTTCCCTTTGAAATTTCACTTCAGTtagctaaatttatttattttagtactTTCTGTTATGCATCAAGTTTCCTCCCCAAGTTGAATCTACTTTCATGCTTCTTGGTTTCCTTTCAACCCTTTCCCTTATTCTCCCTTGAGACCTGCTAAGCATGCGTGTAGTAATTTGCCATTTTGCATCATTAAATACTCATAAAACTTTACATTTACTATTCTTGGCCTCTCATGCATTTGATGAGTAGAATCGTGATCTGGCTGCACTTGCTTCGGAGAGAATGCTAGGCTGAATGCAGTAGAAAGGTTCTTTTAGACTATAAGTCTTAGGTGGGCTTTTGTTTTATGCTATATTTGTGCATGTTCTTGCTGCTAATGATATCTATAATTCACTGTCCTTGTTTTGATTAAAAGTAAACAAGCATTTAATTGTGGGACAGCAGGTGAAGATACAGGTTGGCATATATTTAATTAGTCACTATAGTTTGGTTTAACCCTATTCTCTTGTTGGCAGCTTCAGGAAGCTTTATTTTGCAAATGAAGTAACAAGTCTATTTTCGTGGTTCTGTTTGTTTCAGGATACAAGACCTGGTTAGAGATGATGCATCTCCTCAGTGCAAAATATATGGAGATCCAGTTTATCTGAACTCCATAAATATACATGATTTGCATCCTCAATCTTGGTTAGTGATAAAATATGCTTCACTGAACTAAATAATGATGCatcttttggttttattttaggTAAGATGAAAGTTCTGTATTACCTAGATATACCAatacttgttttaatattctgTTGTTCTATATTTCAGGTATTCTGTTGCATGGTATCCTATTTATAAAATCCCAGATGGGAATTTTCGTGCAGCATTTTTGACTTACCATTCACTTGGCCTTTTGGTTCGTagaagatccaagtttgattacCCTAGTGTGGATGCATCTATAGTATCTCCTGTTGTAGGTCTTCAGAGTTACAATGCTCAGGTACCCATAATAAATTACTCAATTACTATCATTTTGAATATAAACTTTGATACTTTTGGTGGCTTTGCAgggctcttttttctttttctaataagAAAAACAGACTTTAAGATGTGTTGCCTAATTTATTTGTTTGGCAAACATCCAACTGTACTTTGATGTATTTCTTTTAGCTTAATATGGACATGCACTAATCCTTAACTTGGATAGGTGCTTCTTGAACATTAACCAGGCTTGGTTTTGCGAGATGTAAACAGTCATCTGTATATACTGTTTTGTTTCTAATGGACAAGAGCAGCCTTATAAATTTTGTTAGTTCTACTTTAATGACAGGGTTTTTTGGCTGGTTTGTTTGAATTTTATATCCACATATGAAAATCCCAACCTAGAAGAGTCTAAAGAGTTAGTTATGTAATTCTCTGTTATTGGAATAATGAATTTTATTTGGGTAAATATATcttttggtacctgaacttgGCTTCATGGTTCAAATAAGTCATTTATCGTAAGTACTAATTTGGACCAAAAAGCCAAGttcagaaaaaaaaactttaggtatcaaattgaaccttaaagacaagttcaagtacctaattggACTGAAAAGaagcttaggtaccaaattgaagccaagttcaggtaccaaaatTTATACTTGTCCATTATATTTTGCGTGAGTGATTATTATTTTGGGACACCCTAAATATTCAGAATTACATTCAAGTTGAAATTGGCAGAAGTACTTTATATATGTTGGTACCTGTATCTGTATATACCTGATTAAGGAGCTTCAGAAAGGTAGGATTACGGATGCAAAATTACCTAATTGGGTGATTCTACTTCACCCCATTTCATCAGCATCCCATATTACTGTCTTCTTCCGGTCATTTGCACCGAATACAGAAGCAACCGTATTGTTTAAAACTTTCTAACTGATGTTTGTTCATGTTTAGAAGTCAATATAAACTTTTCTGGTATGTTATCTTAGTTCCTTATCAAAATAGATGTGCTTATTGGTATTGCTCGAGTGTCAGGGTCAGGGTGGTGCTAGAGGGCCGCAGGTAGGGGGCCTTTGCTGGCCCCCCCTCCCCCCCAAATGAAAAATTGTTCTTCTAGCCCCTTCTAAAGATTGCAAACGTTCAAGTTAATTCAATAGTAAAGTTGCATTTTGTCCCCCTTCCcccttccaaaaaaaaaaaaaaaaaaaaagcttcaccTCTTGAGTCCATACCGTGAACAATGACATTAAAAGATTATACTATGCTTGAGCCCTTAGATAAAATCGGAACTGGAATTGATTGGTGAAACTTAGCTGATTAGCTTTGAATATGGAGAATGCGTCTTTGTCTCTTGAATAAAAAATCTGCATCCTAGCCTCATGGATCAAGATACATGAATTGAGTTTGCCTTTATTGATTATTTATTATCTTTGTTGTTTATTCTATTTAAGTAGTGTATTATAGAACTAGGTTCCAATAGTAAACATTCCATTCGTGTAATACTGCATAGTATAAGAATCATGAAATTATCCATTTGTTGATTATGAAATAATAATGTCCTTGATCCGGTCTAATATGCAAAgcatatcttcttatttttgtcactGTCTCTTCAGGtagttattaaattttgttttgctGCTGCATTTGTAATGTAGTGCATCTATTTTTAAAGACGATGGATTCATTAATCAGAAATGCACCTCACTTGAACAGGGTGAATGCTGGTTCCAGCCGAGGCACTTTACAATAAATGATATTTGTGAAAACCAGGGATTAAGTCCATCCTGGATACTGAAGGAGCGATTAAGGACTTTGGAGGAGACTGCATCTCTTATGGCAAGGGCAGTTGTCACCAAGGGAAATAAGACATCTTAACAGGCACCCTGACTATGAGTTCTTTTTCTCAAGGCAACAATAGTTAATTTCGTGCAACTCAACAAGTAAGCTTATTCAGCTAGTTCAGCAACATCCAGGTAGAAGCTAACCTTGATAGGGGTCAGTGAATGCACCATTTTTGTACAGTTTGTATGTGTTCCTTTGTTTTGATTTTGAAGGACTGTTAGTCTTCGAATTTTCAAATAGGGTGGGTGCATAGCTTTTAGCGTACTGCTAAATAATGTAATTAAGTTTGATCAGAGTTTAAAATTAGCCAGTTTATACTCGTCAAACTGTGACCATGCACATGCCGGTTTTGCATTAGCTAAATAAAATATCTTGAAATCTTGAATAGTCAGTTTGGATGGAGAGAAAGTAGGAGGGAATGGGAAGCACGTCTCCATTTTGGTTGAGAGGGAAAGAGGGGGATGGAAATGGAAAGAGAGTtatttgaattttcatttttctctaaaatATTTTGTTCGTCATTTGTGATTGAAACATATACAAATTTTGAACATAGATGCTCGGATAGTACGAGTATATGAAAACAAATAGAATATGTGTATTCCATGCTTACATGCATTCGTATAATTGTACTGTCTAAACTTGTTGAATATAGTATTTTGATAGCGAGAGAGCAGGGACCTTTCCTAGGGTTGGTGATGATGAGAAAATAGGATGGAGACAGAGAACTGTTAACTAGATTTATAAACCATAAACTTGTATATCTGATAAGATAgcattgccattgatgaacatCTATCATCTCTGGGTTGAAAGTAGTGAATTTAATTGACAAGCAATTAATCAAGTGGAAAGGAGCTGGTTTCTCGGCTATGGCTTCTCTCCCACATGCATACTTAATCCCAAGTTGAACTTGTaagataattaaaagaaaactacAAACTGATTTCTAACATTATTGAAATTGTTGTTAAATGTTATTGAATTGGTGGTAAGCGCTTTAACGGTttcttcatattattattattatttagctACTCTTTTAATTTTCTCTGGAAGGTTTACTTCTCCAACACTGACCCCTAAAACAAGATTTTTGCGGCCATTAAAGCCATCACCACCGATAGCTTCTTCCAGCCAAAATGACCACCAGTCCACTCCTCTTCTATCCCAAGTTCTCCAATTAGATTTTCAAACATCTTTTGCAACAGAAAACCCTTTAAATTCTCACTTTTACTTTGATCTTCAAACCCTTCAACCCACTTTGTGCACCATCAAATCGGTCTCAGATTTCGACCCTAGTTTCCTCTAACGGAAACCCTTTTTTCAATCGTTGGGATCTTTCGAAAGTCACCTATCAAGCCAGGCGAaactttccaaattttttttttatttttttattttggtatcttattttttttttggattttggaTACGGTTGTTTCAGCTGTTAGTCTATAATAGGTAATGGTTTCGTCTTCCTACCGTATGCTCTCGACAAAGAGCTTTCTTTTTACGAAACAGAAGGAAAGAAGGAAGGAAAATAGCGATGTGTTTAAAGCCAATAGAACGAAGCGCTGGGCACTACGGCGTACTCCGCCTAACGCTTAGCTTCTAGCTGTAAATTAGGCCTATTTTCGTTGCTCCTCATGGCAAACGGGTGGGCTCAAACAGGTTTAAGATTGAACTTTCATCAGATTCGGTTAAGTTTGGTTCGGATGTTTTCAGATTCAGGTTCGATTTCATATATTTCAGGCAGACACTTGTAATATTCATTTcttgttcatattttctcatgtcagacgtaacagtccgtttttaaccatagtcagaacagtggttttgggaccacatatccgagtcataaaaataattaaatattattttccatgcttatgatgtgtgaattagcatatgtgaaagttttgtctgaaaatttgattgtttgtatgctcaatttgataaaaggacctaatcgcgtaaaatgtaaaagttgcctgttGCTTGTTAAAAGTGCTACTTGAATTGGCtttataattgtgaggtccttatgtggttatttgaccatggtTTTGATTAAATGACATTGGTGGACATTAGTTGGTGGAATATTAGTGTTATAAtgcaagggtaaattggtaaaatatttattaaggtaattataataaaactaaAGTATGAAAATAGGCCATAATATGTTCATATACCCGAAaatatcaaagaaaagaaaagagaaaagcttttCTAGGGTTCGACATTTGCAagctttgatttaggtatgtttttgcttcggtttttgataatttctatgtttttgtaatcgttgcttcatatattatcaagcccatgcctcaatttttgattttgatgatgattttgaaatgtgccatggatggattcatgagctttatgttgttaaatgatgaaCTATGAAAGTTTGAtattgggtttacatgttttgtctttggatttttgatgaaattgagtaatttgggctaaattttaaaaatgttattttgagggactaaaatgtgaa carries:
- the LOC107893887 gene encoding uncharacterized protein isoform X2, yielding MCAIATFPTLESDGQWRIFALPLQCFDHTNHLRSGNQVNMNDLHLISSSSVNSFMVDRWKTQKGPQPAVTYPAKPFRGRSFSGSNVQHQFCNKTFSESSNGAVTSSGSPNISTSDVDEVDITGSVVPTQVQKFPREHHLNNCEIGSEDQQLSWCQGAIERKHLSHMGPLEGLHEKDFSDMHNSLALDSVSVGSNSEDSTSAGHIVKPFNDNIHEISQSELPGSSTKEDSYHQKSLCSTVETHEYMGESKHGLACSSLGGRMVASGKRGKKFKCIPGTPSTCKPGTMGSLHGRMITENSHSVWQRVQKNPVEKCCSELKKMGPICSEFSVSLKDAPVLKRNPNATNVTNLSITDGKRKLKSMVPRKFKRKVTPASKQENNSFSRKECHPIKVDCPRLGTMKTESVNNFQAGPSSTEPCDTVCGTGLGLNNLCVDNQDSLPQKSFVPLDQLNLLEEQNPVHLPHLMVNGIAQIEKGISLAENGKQSHTLGSVMQKWIPIRIKDLGLKTSSKSANLSLEHANGPDAEDWTSKNTFEGNITSFSENLSSSENAGTLCRTGKDPGHGISFLENGNNIKKLRNLDACLNENENKHSGADYFIDET
- the LOC107893887 gene encoding uncharacterized protein isoform X3 translates to MNDLHLISSSSVNSFMVDRWKTQKGPQPAVTYPAKPFRGRSFSGSNVQHQFCNKTFSESSNGAVTSSGSPNISTSDVDEVDITGSVVPTQVQKFPREHHLNNCEIGSEDQQLSWCQGAIERKHLSHMGPLEGLHEKDFSDMHNSLALDSVSVGSNSEDSTSAGHIVKPFNDNIHEISQSELPGSSTKEDSYHQKSLCSTVETHEYMGESKHGLACSSLGGRMVASGKRGKKFKCIPGTPSTCKPGTMGSLHGRMITENSHSVWQRVQKNPVEKCCSELKKMGPICSEFSVSLKDAPVLKRNPNATNVTNLSITDGKRKLKSMVPRKFKRKVTPASKQENNSFSRKECHPIKVDCPRLGTMKTESVNNFQAGPSSTEPCDTVCGTGLGLNNLCVDNQDSLPQKSFVPLDQLNLLEEQNPVHLPHLMVNGIAQIEKGISLAENGKQSHTLGSVMQKWIPIRIKDLGLKTSSKSANLSLEHANGPDAEDWTSKNTFEGNITSFSENLSSSENAGTLCRTGKDPGHGISFLENGNNIKKLRNLDACLNENENKHSGADYFIDET
- the LOC107893887 gene encoding uncharacterized protein isoform X1, with translation MVPLLLRQKDLLLCSLIVPRKTSPKGEIHKIGQKKKGKHKKKQFCDVGSTESEVYSQYTRATSASEICDNNDIDCCIVVSGATSPEVSPSDGLLNVIDFAESSNGAVTSSGSPNISTSDVDEVDITGSVVPTQVQKFPREHHLNNCEIGSEDQQLSWCQGAIERKHLSHMGPLEGLHEKDFSDMHNSLALDSVSVGSNSEDSTSAGHIVKPFNDNIHEISQSELPGSSTKEDSYHQKSLCSTVETHEYMGESKHGLACSSLGGRMVASGKRGKKFKCIPGTPSTCKPGTMGSLHGRMITENSHSVWQRVQKNPVEKCCSELKKMGPICSEFSVSLKDAPVLKRNPNATNVTNLSITDGKRKLKSMVPRKFKRKVTPASKQENNSFSRKECHPIKVDCPRLGTMKTESVNNFQAGPSSTEPCDTVCGTGLGLNNLCVDNQDSLPQKSFVPLDQLNLLEEQNPVHLPHLMVNGIAQIEKGISLAENGKQSHTLGSVMQKWIPIRIKDLGLKTSSKSANLSLEHANGPDAEDWTSKNTFEGNITSFSENLSSSENAGTLCRTGKDPGHGISFLENGNNIKKLRNLDACLNENENKHSGADYFIDET
- the LOC107893888 gene encoding uncharacterized protein; protein product: MAKALDDVYKAHMASEAVQMATGCPIAEFERLLHFCSPVICHSYSSVGCQTCLLDQVPSALLCRHETPNIPLGCLWQWYEKHGRYGLEIRAEDYKNPKRLGIDQFAFRAHFIPYLSAVQLFRNSKSHSTQNNTRISSPGVSVTSDISSTSRNSTNCGSIPIFSAVVPQPRTAEPSSQLQVDDVFRSEPSPVSPEDMLRVKSVDISQSDCLELAFKYFESEQPQQRLALYERIQDLVRDDASPQCKIYGDPVYLNSINIHDLHPQSWYSVAWYPIYKIPDGNFRAAFLTYHSLGLLVRRRSKFDYPSVDASIVSPVVGLQSYNAQGECWFQPRHFTINDICENQGLSPSWILKERLRTLEETASLMARAVVTKGNKTS